The Schizosaccharomyces pombe strain 972h- genome assembly, chromosome: I genome contains a region encoding:
- the mug129 gene encoding protein mug129 encodes MLWRILTCCKSPEEDKDEHKKKPPNVGHAHLSVVSPLNELASEKSRSSLCIEWTIDSLRQFVQQLSVRQNMSKDRREALTYFINSYNDLFHDVYYGDGRSMSKTEEAQTIVTFTIGSYLYKYTHPSELFWQRLSDNMANIEDDGTCTEAQLAFRKRAALSKLGHPAFHFLPMNNKESFHYAWSLFTSTYFQKAATVSPSPNQQPVDSVANPQLRKASEITTISSRSDVDILLGKFKALIQESPDEHCNSWIQRIYITCVLPRNHYIYLLNEQVDFLTSIEIMKNQVTEGKLCLLNEDLGTLN; translated from the coding sequence AGCGTTGTTTCACCATTGAACGAGCTAGCAAGTGAAAAATCAAGATCTAGCTTATGCATAGAGTGGACAATAGATTCTTTGCGACAGTTTGTACAGCAACTTTCAGTTAGACAGAATATGTCAAAAGATCGTCGAGAAGCTTTAAcgtattttattaactcctacaatgatttatttcatGATGTATACTATGGTGATGGTCGATCCATGTCGAAGACGGAGGAAGCACAGACCATAGTGACATTTACCATTGGTTCTTACTTGTACAAATACACCCATCCATCAGAACTGTTTTGGCAAAGGCTTAGTGACAATATGGCAAATATAGAAGATGATGGTACGTGTACGGAGGCTCAACTAGCTTTTCGAAAAAGGGCAGCTTTATCAAAACTTGGGCATCCCgctttccattttttaccAATGAATAATAAGGAGTCCTTTCACTATGCTTGGTCTTTATTCACTTCGacatattttcaaaaagctgCTACGGTTTCTCCTTCACCTAATCAGCAGCCAGTTGACAGTGTCGCCAATCCTCAATTACGAAAAGCCTCTGAAATTACGACTATATCATCACGCTCAGATGTTGATATTCTACTAGGGAAGTTCAAAGCATTAATACAAGAATCCCCCGATGAGCATTGTAATAGTTGGATTCAAAGAATATATATTACATGCGTTTTACCCAGAAATCActacatttatttattaaacgagcaagttgattttttaacatcaatagaaataatgaaaaatcaagTTACCGAAGGGAAGCTTTGCCTGTTGAACGAAGATCTTGGCACTTTAAATTAA